In one Vibrio sp. CB1-14 genomic region, the following are encoded:
- the torS gene encoding TMAO reductase system sensor histidine kinase/response regulator TorS: protein MLLSKASIGRKLLFSFLVMALLVLLSTAIGVSGFSFVAKTERNVVDTAIPSMLEAREVSELSSRIIASVQVLSNAKTKPQHQEAGRVLFSRLESLLLHIKSLGSDSFDSKLLDSLEQTVQSIIDSLAELGSSVEQTITLDQSILQLTTQLRVQAEELEQLTRTQVLNTSTIAVANVTHIYGLLEKEKKAEALSALDSLVEVDLDLSERLHELHLLAFKTLNQIEEARTVSDPGRIDELQRQYQTNINIMQRRVPGVEDPTRSEQMASLLDELSSGKTIFTLLKQKYNERQRSKSLMHETLELFTKLNETISKLVDQSNAATTAAVADLSATLKYAQWTLGILSIIGFVVVVLIVWRVVYVSVVKRLAEYSGALLSIAKGQLNVDVSVKGNDELAHMGQAIITARNTAQALKVVAEAEIKAKKELENHRNQLEQIVTERTLQLQTSNEKLNQEVLNHAKARNAAEQASRAKSAFLATMSHEIRTPMNGVLGTAALMEDTSLNSQQRNYLQVINRSGQNLLAILNDILDYSKIEAGHLEIRNKPFDLYRMVQDCYQLMLGKALEKNLDFRFHIESDVSDVYCGDVTRLSQVLNNLVGNAIKFTSSGQVDIYVSLDPDDETCVMIEVSDTGVGISPDDQLRLFEAFTQAENGHSTIGGTGLGLAISQRLVHAMNGEIYVDSYLGEGSRFWFVIPLEQCALEGQEIQTPIGGTETVNGRVLLIEDNAVNLMVAEGFLVNMGHHVIAAETGEDAKIMFSEHDFDIALVDINLPDCSGVDLLKAFRQIEKNKAANEKTPMIAVSAHVFNEEVESYLEAGFDGYLPKPVDREELRDTIQQHLANKVTTYLASEAQPSQTELDTLEESMIIDEKVLRDDLSILGHDRVKKIVDVFVESSQQIIEELESAAQTDDGHEVKALAHKLKGSAAALGLTQLFEICLAIETADDHIGRLLSVLELLILSRQQSVNRLQGLLNN, encoded by the coding sequence ATGTTGCTCTCTAAAGCCAGTATTGGCCGTAAGTTATTATTTTCCTTTTTAGTGATGGCATTACTCGTATTGCTGTCGACGGCGATTGGCGTGTCTGGATTCTCATTTGTTGCTAAGACAGAGCGCAATGTGGTTGATACAGCCATTCCTTCAATGCTTGAAGCTCGTGAAGTCTCTGAGTTAAGTTCGCGCATCATTGCATCAGTACAAGTGCTCTCGAACGCAAAAACCAAACCACAGCATCAAGAGGCTGGGCGTGTGTTGTTTTCGCGTCTCGAATCTTTGCTCCTGCACATAAAAAGTCTTGGCTCAGATTCGTTCGATTCCAAATTGCTCGATAGCCTTGAACAAACCGTTCAATCTATCATTGATAGTCTTGCAGAGCTGGGCAGCTCTGTGGAACAAACCATCACGCTCGATCAATCAATTTTACAACTGACGACTCAGCTACGAGTGCAAGCGGAAGAGCTAGAGCAACTAACGCGCACCCAAGTTCTCAATACCAGTACGATTGCTGTTGCCAATGTGACTCATATTTACGGTTTGCTTGAAAAGGAAAAGAAAGCAGAAGCACTCAGTGCCTTGGACAGTCTAGTTGAAGTCGACCTTGATCTGTCCGAACGATTGCACGAGTTGCACCTTCTTGCCTTTAAAACACTCAATCAGATTGAGGAGGCGAGAACGGTTTCTGATCCTGGGCGTATCGATGAACTACAGCGTCAGTATCAGACCAACATTAATATCATGCAAAGACGGGTACCCGGCGTTGAGGATCCTACTCGCTCAGAGCAGATGGCTTCGCTTTTAGATGAACTGTCGTCTGGGAAAACGATTTTTACCTTACTCAAGCAAAAATACAACGAGAGGCAGCGGTCTAAAAGCTTAATGCACGAAACGCTCGAATTGTTTACCAAGCTCAATGAAACCATTTCAAAGCTTGTCGACCAATCTAATGCAGCGACAACGGCCGCTGTGGCCGACTTATCTGCGACATTAAAATACGCGCAGTGGACGTTGGGTATACTGTCTATTATCGGCTTTGTTGTGGTTGTATTGATTGTCTGGCGCGTGGTTTATGTGTCGGTAGTAAAACGACTGGCAGAATACTCTGGCGCGCTGCTATCTATAGCGAAAGGGCAGCTCAATGTTGATGTCAGTGTAAAGGGTAATGATGAACTCGCCCATATGGGTCAAGCCATTATCACTGCTCGTAATACGGCACAGGCTCTTAAAGTTGTCGCTGAAGCTGAAATCAAAGCCAAGAAAGAGCTCGAGAATCATAGAAATCAGTTAGAACAAATCGTTACCGAGCGGACACTCCAGTTGCAAACCAGTAATGAAAAACTCAACCAGGAAGTATTAAATCACGCCAAAGCACGCAATGCGGCTGAACAAGCGAGCCGCGCTAAGTCTGCATTTCTAGCGACCATGAGTCATGAGATCCGGACTCCGATGAACGGGGTACTTGGCACCGCAGCCTTAATGGAAGATACCTCGCTGAACTCTCAGCAACGTAATTACTTGCAAGTGATTAATCGTAGTGGGCAGAATTTGCTTGCGATTCTCAATGATATTTTGGACTACTCGAAAATAGAGGCTGGCCACCTTGAGATCCGAAACAAACCGTTTGATCTTTATCGAATGGTGCAAGATTGTTATCAGCTAATGCTCGGCAAGGCTCTGGAGAAGAACCTAGATTTTCGTTTTCATATCGAGAGTGATGTATCTGATGTTTATTGCGGTGACGTTACCCGCCTAAGCCAAGTGCTTAACAACTTGGTTGGTAATGCGATTAAGTTTACCTCGTCCGGTCAGGTTGATATCTACGTATCTCTAGACCCTGATGATGAAACTTGTGTGATGATCGAGGTCTCTGATACTGGTGTTGGGATTAGCCCTGATGACCAATTGCGCTTGTTTGAAGCCTTTACTCAGGCGGAAAATGGTCACAGTACCATTGGTGGTACTGGGCTCGGTCTAGCAATAAGCCAAAGGCTTGTACATGCGATGAATGGCGAGATCTACGTTGATTCCTATCTTGGGGAAGGAAGTCGTTTCTGGTTTGTCATTCCTTTGGAGCAATGTGCACTTGAAGGGCAAGAAATACAAACGCCTATTGGTGGCACTGAAACAGTAAACGGTCGCGTGCTGTTGATAGAAGATAACGCGGTGAATCTCATGGTTGCAGAAGGTTTTCTGGTCAATATGGGGCATCATGTGATTGCAGCGGAAACAGGAGAGGATGCCAAAATTATGTTTTCCGAGCATGATTTTGATATTGCACTCGTTGACATTAACCTACCAGACTGTAGTGGTGTTGATTTATTGAAAGCATTCAGACAAATAGAAAAAAACAAAGCTGCGAACGAAAAGACACCAATGATTGCGGTATCAGCTCACGTATTTAACGAAGAAGTCGAGTCATACTTAGAAGCAGGCTTTGACGGCTATCTTCCAAAACCCGTCGACAGAGAAGAACTGCGAGACACAATACAGCAGCATCTTGCCAATAAGGTGACGACCTACTTGGCTTCGGAAGCGCAACCCTCTCAAACTGAGTTGGACACGTTGGAAGAATCGATGATTATTGATGAAAAAGTACTGCGTGATGACTTGTCGATATTAGGTCATGACAGAGTAAAAAAAATTGTTGATGTGTTTGTTGAGTCGAGTCAGCAGATCATTGAAGAGCTAGAAAGTGCGGCACAAACGGATGATGGGCATGAAGTTAAAGCATTAGCTCACAAACTCAAAGGTAGCGCGGCTGCACTAGGCTTAACGCAACTATTTGAAATCTGCCTTGCTATCGAAACGGCCGATGATCATATTGGTCGATTGCTGTCAGTCCTAGAGCTTTTAATTCTGTCAAGGCAACAGTCCGTTAATCGTTTACAAGGTCTGCTAAACAACTGA
- a CDS encoding L-lactate MFS transporter: MSKIDKAMRILIAGFCINLCLGILYAWSVFNKALVSEWGWSAADASSPYAIATITFSICLLVAGVLQDRMGPRNILILGATLTGLGMIASSFVQSVMMLNITFGMITGAGIGFGYACLSPSAMKWFHPSKKGMVNGLIAAGFGLAAVYLAPLTSSLIGSMGISSTFMVLGVGVLIVAVPLAATINNPPAGYQPQEPKVKAGQAPVQVKKAADMSWKAMLKTPQFYSLWVMYAFAAAAGLMIIGNITNIASVQANLPNAVYLASLLAIFNSGGRIAAGILSDKIGGVRTLMLAFILQGVNMVLFSTFTSEFMLIIGTAVAAVGYGTLLAVFPSLTAEYYGLKNYGTNYGVLYTSWGIGGAIGAAIVGYSMTHGGGYNLAYTISAVMMGVCIVLSLVTKPISEEKAAELKTA; the protein is encoded by the coding sequence ATGAGCAAGATTGATAAAGCTATGCGAATCCTAATTGCAGGATTCTGTATCAACCTTTGTCTTGGCATCCTGTATGCTTGGAGTGTATTTAACAAAGCCCTAGTAAGTGAATGGGGTTGGAGTGCAGCTGACGCGTCATCTCCTTACGCTATCGCGACCATCACTTTTTCTATCTGTCTTCTTGTGGCTGGCGTACTTCAAGACCGTATGGGTCCACGTAACATCCTTATCTTGGGTGCAACGCTAACTGGCCTTGGCATGATTGCTTCAAGCTTTGTTCAATCAGTTATGATGCTTAATATCACTTTCGGCATGATCACTGGTGCGGGTATTGGTTTCGGTTACGCATGTCTATCTCCTTCAGCAATGAAATGGTTCCACCCTTCAAAGAAAGGCATGGTTAATGGCCTTATCGCAGCTGGTTTTGGTCTAGCAGCAGTATACCTAGCTCCCCTAACCTCTTCTCTGATTGGTTCTATGGGTATTAGCTCTACATTTATGGTGCTAGGTGTTGGCGTCCTTATCGTTGCTGTACCACTTGCGGCAACAATCAATAACCCACCAGCGGGTTATCAGCCACAAGAGCCAAAAGTAAAAGCAGGTCAAGCACCGGTACAAGTTAAGAAAGCGGCTGACATGAGCTGGAAAGCAATGCTAAAAACGCCTCAGTTCTACTCTCTATGGGTTATGTATGCGTTTGCAGCTGCTGCTGGTCTAATGATCATTGGTAACATCACAAACATTGCTAGCGTGCAAGCTAACCTACCGAACGCGGTTTACTTAGCTTCTCTACTTGCTATCTTTAACTCTGGCGGTCGTATTGCAGCAGGCATCCTGTCTGATAAGATCGGCGGCGTACGTACACTGATGCTAGCGTTCATCCTACAGGGTGTGAATATGGTACTGTTTTCAACGTTTACTTCTGAGTTCATGTTGATCATCGGTACAGCCGTTGCTGCAGTTGGCTACGGTACACTGCTAGCGGTATTCCCATCACTAACCGCTGAGTACTACGGCCTTAAGAACTACGGTACTAACTACGGCGTACTTTACACATCTTGGGGTATTGGCGGCGCAATCGGTGCGGCTATTGTAGGTTACTCAATGACTCATGGTGGTGGTTACAACCTAGCGTACACAATTTCTGCGGTTATGATGGGCGTATGTATCGTACTTTCGCTTGTGACTAAACCGATTTCTGAAGAGAAAGCAGCTGAGCTAAAAACAGCGTAA
- a CDS encoding fatty acid cis/trans isomerase, producing the protein MTIKRFSLTLLILIFSGCATYAGLNYDQLFGKPEVRERTVPVSSPESDFFLSEVKPIIDNRCVVCHACYDAPCQLKLSSVDGIDRGSSKELVYQGTRLTASQPTRLFEDAQSTAEWRKLGFFPVLNEREQSLSGNLDAGLVARMLTQKARHPLPETDQLEGFDFSIDRTQVCPTIEEYDAYEADYPLWGMPYGMPGITNTEYQTLISWLGNGAKMNSPLPLTDEEQSLVNEYEKLLNHDDLKNQLTARYIYEHLYLAHLYFSEVETEQRFFTIVRSATPPGKPIDRIVARRPYDAPGVDRVYYRLVPVRSTIVDKTHMPFALNMPRLESWYQWFIKPDYEVNSLPSYDIAVSANPMTAFRDLPVNARFKFMLDNAQNTIMAYIKGPVCRGQLALNVINDRFWVFFLDPDKADLPEVNAFYQQQADNLKLPSELESNTVPITNWVKYANQQTRYLEAKSEFMNKWFEGGKHLTTDVLWTGNGENPNAALTVFRHFDSASVVQGMVGTPPKTAWILDYALLERIHYLLVAGFDVYGNFGHQLITRMFMDFLRMEGESNFLALLPNTVRHQEFSSWYQEQSPQFSEFLQRNIKPFSQPTQELYLTENYKQELYGKLQSKLEPVIHDRFKIVNTGLSEKNEALLRSIDDIRGEGLQTVPQIVMVMIEADNGNQQLFTLLHNNAHINISSLFSEQKNRDYKNDDLTFVRGVIGSYPSAYLSFKESEIENFVVALRNINGEEDYVKLLDNYAVRRSSPDFWQFSDQVHEFYQRTQPIEFGLLDYNRFENR; encoded by the coding sequence ATGACAATAAAACGATTTTCACTCACCCTGCTTATCCTGATTTTTTCCGGATGTGCCACTTACGCAGGGCTCAACTATGACCAGCTATTTGGCAAACCTGAAGTAAGAGAACGTACCGTTCCCGTCTCTTCCCCCGAATCAGACTTCTTCCTCTCTGAGGTTAAACCTATCATCGACAATCGCTGTGTCGTTTGTCACGCATGCTACGATGCCCCTTGTCAGCTCAAACTCTCTTCTGTTGATGGTATTGACCGTGGCTCAAGCAAAGAACTTGTCTATCAAGGCACCCGTTTGACTGCTTCGCAGCCAACTCGTCTATTTGAAGACGCTCAGTCCACCGCCGAGTGGAGAAAGTTAGGTTTTTTTCCAGTGCTAAATGAGCGCGAACAATCTCTGTCAGGTAACTTAGATGCTGGCTTAGTTGCGAGAATGCTAACACAGAAAGCACGTCACCCTTTGCCAGAAACGGATCAGCTTGAAGGATTTGATTTCTCCATCGATCGTACGCAAGTTTGCCCAACGATCGAAGAATACGATGCGTACGAAGCCGATTACCCTCTTTGGGGTATGCCTTATGGTATGCCAGGCATTACCAACACAGAGTACCAAACGCTCATCTCATGGCTTGGTAATGGCGCAAAAATGAATTCACCACTGCCACTTACTGATGAAGAGCAAAGCCTAGTCAATGAATATGAAAAGCTACTCAATCATGACGACTTAAAAAACCAGCTGACGGCAAGGTATATCTATGAGCACCTCTATCTTGCTCACCTCTATTTCTCAGAAGTGGAAACCGAGCAGCGCTTTTTCACTATAGTTCGTTCCGCCACTCCGCCTGGTAAACCTATAGACAGGATCGTAGCTCGGAGACCTTATGATGCCCCAGGTGTTGACCGCGTCTATTACCGCCTAGTACCGGTAAGAAGCACGATTGTTGATAAAACTCATATGCCTTTTGCGCTTAACATGCCGAGGCTCGAGTCCTGGTACCAATGGTTCATTAAGCCAGACTATGAGGTTAATAGCCTTCCTAGCTATGATATCGCAGTCTCTGCGAACCCAATGACAGCATTTAGAGATCTTCCCGTGAATGCACGTTTCAAGTTTATGCTTGATAACGCTCAGAATACTATCATGGCCTATATCAAAGGGCCAGTGTGTCGCGGTCAGCTCGCTCTCAACGTCATTAATGATCGCTTTTGGGTCTTCTTCCTCGACCCAGACAAAGCAGATTTACCAGAAGTGAATGCATTTTATCAGCAGCAAGCAGACAACCTGAAGCTGCCAAGTGAGCTTGAAAGCAATACAGTCCCAATTACTAACTGGGTTAAATATGCAAATCAACAAACTCGCTACCTTGAAGCAAAATCGGAGTTCATGAACAAATGGTTTGAAGGCGGCAAACACCTGACTACCGACGTACTTTGGACCGGTAATGGCGAGAACCCAAACGCAGCTCTGACCGTTTTCCGCCATTTCGATAGTGCATCTGTAGTTCAGGGGATGGTGGGCACGCCACCTAAAACGGCGTGGATCCTTGATTACGCCCTTCTAGAACGTATCCATTATTTGCTGGTGGCCGGTTTTGACGTCTATGGTAACTTTGGCCATCAATTGATCACTCGTATGTTCATGGACTTCTTGCGAATGGAAGGTGAAAGTAACTTCTTAGCCCTATTGCCAAATACGGTACGTCACCAAGAGTTCAGTAGCTGGTATCAAGAGCAAAGCCCACAATTTAGTGAGTTTTTACAACGCAACATCAAGCCCTTTAGCCAACCAACTCAAGAGCTCTATTTAACCGAGAACTATAAGCAAGAGTTGTATGGCAAGTTACAGAGCAAACTCGAGCCAGTAATTCACGATCGATTCAAAATCGTGAACACGGGTTTGTCTGAGAAAAACGAAGCATTGCTTCGCAGTATCGATGACATTAGAGGAGAAGGACTTCAAACCGTACCTCAAATTGTCATGGTGATGATTGAAGCGGACAATGGGAATCAACAACTGTTTACTCTGCTTCACAATAATGCACACATCAACATCTCAAGCTTGTTCTCTGAACAGAAGAATCGCGATTATAAGAACGATGACCTTACCTTTGTTCGAGGTGTGATCGGGAGTTATCCCAGCGCGTATCTAAGTTTCAAAGAGTCAGAGATCGAAAATTTTGTCGTTGCACTTCGTAATATCAACGGCGAAGAGGACTATGTAAAACTGCTCGACAATTATGCAGTTAGACGTAGCTCTCCTGATTTTTGGCAATTTAGCGACCAAGTTCATGAGTTTTACCAGCGCACTCAACCTATCGAATTCGGGCTGTTGGACTATAATCGGTTTGAGAATAGATAG